A single region of the Streptomyces virginiae genome encodes:
- a CDS encoding ABC transporter ATP-binding protein: MAESLLEVKDLVKHYPLTRGIVFRKQVGAVKAVDGVSFDLRAGETLGIVGESGCGKSTVAKMLVNLERPTAGAISYKGEDISKLSGRALKAVRRNIQMVFQDPYTSLNPRMTVGDIIGEPYEIHPEVAPKGNRRQKVQELLDVVGLNPEYINRYPHQFSGGQRQRIGIARGLALRPEIIVADEPVSALDVSVQAQVINLLDRLQSDFDLSYVFIAHDLSIVRHISDRVGVMYLGRIVEIGTDSQIYDHPTHPYTQALLSAVPVPDPEARAHRERIILTGDVPSPANPPSGCPFRTRCWKAEPRCTAEVPLLAVPQVFPSGPAAHPSACHFAAEKQVVPLSDQPPPPSPPPPPPADPPAKE; the protein is encoded by the coding sequence ATGGCTGAGTCCCTGCTGGAGGTGAAGGACCTGGTCAAGCACTACCCGCTGACCCGGGGCATCGTCTTCCGCAAGCAGGTCGGCGCGGTCAAGGCCGTCGACGGGGTCTCCTTCGACCTGCGCGCCGGTGAGACGCTCGGCATCGTCGGCGAGTCCGGCTGCGGGAAGTCCACCGTGGCCAAGATGCTGGTCAATCTGGAGCGGCCGACGGCGGGCGCGATCTCGTACAAGGGCGAGGACATCAGCAAGCTGTCCGGCCGTGCCCTGAAGGCCGTGCGCCGCAACATCCAGATGGTCTTCCAGGACCCGTACACCTCGCTGAACCCGCGCATGACGGTCGGCGACATCATCGGGGAGCCCTACGAGATCCACCCCGAGGTGGCTCCCAAGGGCAACCGCCGGCAGAAGGTCCAGGAACTGCTCGACGTCGTCGGTCTGAACCCGGAGTACATCAACCGGTACCCGCACCAGTTCTCCGGCGGCCAGCGCCAGCGCATCGGCATCGCCCGCGGCCTCGCCCTGCGACCCGAGATCATCGTCGCCGACGAGCCCGTCTCGGCCCTGGACGTCTCCGTCCAGGCCCAGGTGATCAACCTGCTGGACCGGCTGCAGAGCGACTTCGACCTGTCCTACGTCTTCATCGCGCACGACCTCTCGATCGTCCGGCACATCTCCGACCGGGTCGGCGTCATGTACCTGGGCCGGATCGTCGAGATCGGCACCGACAGCCAGATCTACGACCACCCGACCCACCCGTACACCCAGGCGCTGCTCTCGGCCGTCCCGGTACCGGACCCGGAGGCCCGCGCGCACCGCGAGCGGATCATCCTCACCGGTGACGTGCCCTCCCCGGCCAACCCGCCCTCGGGCTGCCCCTTCCGCACCCGCTGTTGGAAGGCCGAGCCCCGCTGCACGGCGGAGGTCCCGCTGCTCGCGGTCCCGCAGGTCTTCCCCTCGGGCCCGGCGGCGCACCCGTCGGCCTGCCACTTCGCGGCCGAGAAGCAGGTGGTCCCGCTGTCGGACCAGCCGCCCCCGCCCTCGCCGCCACCCCCGCCACCGGCGGATCCACCGGCGAAGGAGTAG
- the mshB gene encoding N-acetyl-1-D-myo-inositol-2-amino-2-deoxy-alpha-D-glucopyranoside deacetylase, whose product MNGLPARRLLLVHAHPDDESINNGVTMAKYAAEGAHVALVTCTLGEEGEVIPPALAHLAADRDDTLGAHRVGELAAAMAELGVHDHRFLGGPGRFRDSGMMGAPQNQRAEAFWSADVDEAAAYLVEVIRELRPQVLVTYDPDGGYGHPDHIQAHRVAMRAAELAAETAYRRDLGAPHTVGKIYWNRVPRSVVEEGFARLRAAGGGVPFPAVASPGDVPGVVADERITTEIEAKDTFVAAKAAAMRAHATQIAVDGPVFALSNDLAQPLFTREYYELVEGRPGAPAGEREHDLFAGVEA is encoded by the coding sequence ATGAACGGTCTTCCCGCCCGTCGTCTGCTCCTCGTGCACGCGCACCCCGACGACGAGTCGATCAACAACGGCGTCACCATGGCCAAGTACGCGGCCGAGGGCGCCCACGTCGCGTTGGTGACCTGCACCCTGGGCGAGGAGGGTGAGGTCATCCCGCCCGCGCTCGCCCACCTGGCGGCCGACCGCGACGACACCCTCGGCGCCCATCGCGTCGGCGAGCTCGCCGCGGCCATGGCCGAACTGGGCGTCCACGACCACCGCTTCCTCGGCGGCCCCGGCCGCTTCCGGGACTCCGGGATGATGGGCGCCCCGCAGAACCAGCGCGCGGAGGCCTTCTGGTCCGCCGACGTGGACGAGGCCGCCGCGTACCTCGTGGAGGTGATCCGCGAGCTGCGCCCGCAGGTGCTCGTCACCTACGACCCGGACGGCGGATACGGCCACCCCGACCACATCCAGGCCCACCGGGTCGCCATGCGCGCCGCCGAACTGGCCGCGGAGACCGCGTACCGGCGCGACCTCGGCGCGCCCCACACGGTCGGGAAGATCTACTGGAACCGCGTCCCGCGCTCGGTGGTCGAGGAGGGCTTCGCCCGGCTCCGCGCCGCCGGGGGCGGGGTGCCCTTCCCCGCGGTGGCCTCGCCCGGGGATGTGCCGGGGGTCGTCGCCGACGAACGGATCACCACCGAGATCGAGGCCAAGGACACCTTCGTGGCGGCGAAGGCGGCCGCCATGCGGGCCCACGCCACCCAGATCGCCGTGGACGGGCCCGTCTTCGCCCTCTCCAACGACCTGGCGCAGCCGCTGTTCACCCGCGAGTACTACGAACTCGTCGAGGGCCGGCCCGGAGCCCCGGCGGGCGAACGCGAACACGACCTCTTCGCGGGGGTGGAGGCGTGA
- a CDS encoding DUF6113 family protein, translated as MSRTATAGRIAGCLGMLVAGALTGAAGWLVIDLWFPGGLLLALLAVLGLFLGGRIALGTGYGVGGAAAGWFLSYVMLSLPRPEGDFLLGSSGIGVYVYLLGGTVLAVMCATMRGSLDRPVSAARSAK; from the coding sequence GTGAGCCGCACGGCGACGGCCGGACGGATCGCCGGCTGCCTCGGCATGCTGGTCGCGGGCGCGCTGACCGGCGCGGCCGGCTGGCTGGTGATCGACCTCTGGTTCCCCGGCGGTCTGCTGCTCGCCCTGCTGGCCGTCCTCGGACTGTTCCTCGGCGGCCGCATCGCCCTCGGGACCGGCTACGGGGTCGGCGGCGCCGCGGCCGGCTGGTTCCTCTCCTACGTGATGCTCAGCCTCCCGCGCCCCGAGGGGGACTTCCTCCTCGGTTCGTCCGGAATCGGCGTGTACGTCTACCTTTTGGGTGGAACCGTTCTCGCTGTGATGTGTGCCACGATGCGCGGTTCGCTGGATCGGCCGGTTTCGGCCGCCCGGTCTGCCAAGTGA
- a CDS encoding peptidoglycan binding domain-containing protein, protein MTSKPSTPDSDGPKTETTLTTRIRINIPGSRPIPPVVVRKAMGTTSGSAGAGEQTAPEPTPEQAQPPLAQRRGPQPTRIEAAPEPDHTQAPGPAPAAGPEEPTSNWFAPRKPAPQAPASAPAPAQMPPAGAAPRPPQRPLPTRTPSPTPTPNPTPPAMPGAGFAPPQRTQGPPVPGPDAAFAPPRTPPPPVADYGQGFPPGPGAPMPGGPGVGTTQGFPAYGDDQADAGPVTEAFPAYGGGPAGPTGGPGFGTGPVGGPAGAAAFDEAPQWPGPDLDGPLPTPVPAPAPAAPRPAATQSKAADKPAKKGRSKLVLLGGGVIALIGVAYGAGLLLNHSDVPKGTTVLSVDISGSRDEAVSKLQTAFGTRAAAPIQLTVGGKPVELKPEKAGLTLDAQTTVRNAAGSDYNPITVIGSLLGNERVADPVMPIDEEKLQVALQELAGTSGTATEGTIKFDTGKAVAVPGTPGTTLDVDASVQLVAKTFKDQVATGKAAVAELPTTTKAPAIGQPELDRAMKEFAEPAMSANATVKVGTKSIAFGAKSLPKILSMQPVDGRLVEKFDLEALKATYGNTFDGILITRGNGEKTPVTPQDIAGPLGKALRGKTTAERTAVVDTNPN, encoded by the coding sequence GTGACCTCGAAGCCGTCCACGCCCGACTCCGACGGGCCCAAGACCGAGACCACCCTGACGACCCGGATCCGGATCAACATCCCGGGTTCGCGGCCGATCCCACCGGTGGTCGTGCGCAAGGCGATGGGCACCACCTCCGGTTCGGCCGGTGCCGGCGAGCAGACCGCTCCGGAGCCCACGCCCGAGCAGGCCCAGCCGCCGCTCGCGCAGCGGCGCGGACCGCAGCCGACCCGCATCGAGGCCGCGCCGGAGCCGGACCACACCCAGGCGCCCGGGCCCGCCCCGGCGGCCGGACCCGAGGAGCCGACCAGCAACTGGTTCGCCCCCCGCAAGCCGGCCCCGCAGGCCCCGGCATCCGCACCCGCCCCGGCGCAGATGCCGCCGGCCGGCGCCGCCCCGCGGCCCCCGCAGCGGCCGTTGCCCACCCGGACGCCGTCCCCGACGCCGACCCCGAATCCCACGCCGCCGGCCATGCCGGGCGCGGGCTTCGCCCCGCCGCAGCGCACCCAGGGCCCGCCCGTACCCGGACCGGACGCCGCCTTCGCGCCGCCGCGCACCCCGCCGCCCCCCGTGGCGGACTACGGCCAGGGCTTCCCGCCCGGCCCCGGGGCCCCGATGCCCGGCGGCCCGGGCGTCGGGACGACCCAGGGCTTCCCCGCGTACGGGGACGACCAGGCCGACGCCGGCCCCGTCACCGAGGCGTTCCCGGCCTACGGCGGCGGCCCCGCCGGACCCACCGGCGGCCCCGGCTTCGGCACCGGCCCCGTCGGCGGCCCGGCCGGCGCGGCCGCCTTCGACGAGGCCCCGCAGTGGCCCGGCCCCGACCTGGACGGACCGCTGCCCACGCCGGTACCGGCCCCCGCCCCGGCCGCCCCCCGCCCCGCGGCCACCCAGTCGAAGGCCGCCGACAAGCCCGCCAAGAAGGGCCGCTCCAAGCTGGTCCTGCTCGGCGGCGGCGTCATCGCCCTCATCGGCGTGGCCTACGGCGCCGGGCTGCTCCTGAACCACTCCGACGTCCCCAAGGGCACCACCGTCCTCAGCGTCGACATCAGCGGCAGCCGCGACGAGGCCGTCTCCAAGCTCCAGACGGCCTTCGGCACCCGCGCCGCCGCCCCGATCCAGCTCACCGTCGGCGGCAAGCCGGTCGAGCTGAAGCCCGAGAAGGCCGGCCTCACCCTCGACGCCCAGACCACCGTCCGCAACGCGGCCGGCAGCGACTACAACCCGATCACGGTCATCGGCTCGCTCCTCGGCAACGAGCGCGTCGCCGACCCGGTGATGCCGATCGACGAGGAGAAGCTCCAGGTCGCGCTCCAGGAGCTCGCCGGCACCTCCGGCACCGCCACCGAGGGCACCATCAAGTTCGACACGGGCAAGGCCGTCGCCGTCCCCGGCACCCCCGGCACCACCCTCGACGTGGACGCCTCCGTGCAGCTGGTGGCCAAGACCTTCAAGGACCAGGTCGCCACCGGCAAGGCCGCCGTGGCCGAACTGCCGACCACCACCAAGGCGCCGGCCATCGGCCAGCCCGAACTGGACCGGGCCATGAAGGAGTTCGCGGAGCCCGCGATGTCCGCGAACGCCACCGTCAAGGTCGGCACCAAGTCCATCGCCTTCGGCGCCAAGTCCCTGCCCAAGATCCTGAGCATGCAGCCCGTCGACGGCCGCCTGGTCGAGAAGTTCGACCTGGAGGCGCTCAAGGCGACCTACGGGAACACCTTCGACGGGATCCTGATCACCCGCGGCAACGGCGAGAAGACCCCCGTCACCCCGCAGGACATCGCCGGCCCCCTCGGAAAGGCCCTGCGCGGCAAGACCACGGCCGAACGCACCGCCGTCGTCGACACCAACCCCAACTAG
- a CDS encoding ABC transporter ATP-binding protein: MTTTTATRTAQPTTDSVVSFENVTKSYGPVRAVDGLSLALHPGETVALLGPNGAGKSTTLDLLLGLRPADSGAVRLFGTTPREAVTAGRVGAMLQSGGLMEEVTVREIVALGCALHPRPHPVDQVLSRAGIEKIADRRVDRLSGGQEQRVRFALATAGHNDLIVLDEPTTGMDVTARQAFWATMREQADQGRTVLFATHYLEEADAIADRVLVLGKGRLLADGTAAEIKAKAGARKISFDLAGAESTDIERLRALPHLTAFAHHGDTVRIQSRDADATLHAVYALGLYPHHLEVAGLGLEQAFIALTEAEEANR; this comes from the coding sequence ATGACGACGACCACCGCGACACGCACCGCGCAGCCCACCACCGACAGCGTGGTCAGCTTCGAGAACGTGACCAAGAGCTACGGCCCGGTCCGGGCGGTCGACGGCCTCTCCCTCGCGCTCCACCCGGGCGAGACCGTCGCGCTCCTCGGCCCCAACGGCGCCGGCAAGTCCACCACCCTCGACCTCCTCCTCGGCCTGCGCCCCGCCGACTCCGGCGCCGTCCGGCTCTTCGGCACCACCCCGCGCGAGGCCGTCACCGCCGGCCGGGTCGGCGCGATGCTGCAGAGCGGCGGCCTGATGGAGGAGGTGACCGTACGGGAGATCGTCGCCCTCGGCTGCGCCCTGCACCCGCGGCCGCACCCCGTCGACCAGGTGCTCTCCCGGGCCGGCATCGAGAAGATCGCCGACCGCCGGGTCGACCGGCTCTCGGGCGGCCAGGAGCAGCGCGTGCGCTTCGCGCTCGCCACCGCCGGCCACAACGACCTGATCGTGCTCGACGAGCCGACCACCGGCATGGACGTCACCGCCCGCCAGGCCTTCTGGGCCACCATGCGCGAACAGGCCGACCAGGGCCGCACGGTCCTCTTCGCCACCCACTACCTGGAAGAGGCCGACGCGATCGCCGACCGGGTCCTGGTCCTCGGCAAGGGCCGGCTGCTCGCGGACGGCACCGCCGCCGAGATCAAGGCCAAGGCCGGAGCCCGGAAGATCTCCTTCGACCTCGCCGGCGCCGAAAGCACCGACATCGAGCGCCTGCGCGCGCTGCCCCACCTGACGGCCTTCGCCCATCACGGCGACACCGTACGCATCCAGTCCCGCGACGCGGACGCCACCCTCCACGCCGTGTACGCGCTCGGGCTGTACCCCCACCATCTGGAGGTCGCGGGCCTCGGCCTGGAACAGGCCTTCATCGCCCTCACCGAGGCCGAGGAGGCCAACCGATGA
- a CDS encoding ABC transporter permease produces MNALVKLEIVRALRNKKYIFFTIMYPAALFLMLGGTLDGTTKVMGTDLTMPAFYMVAMASFGALTAVLVGNSERIAKEREKGWVRQLRLTALPGRGYVLAKTAGAGVLSLPAILVVFAVAAAVKGVRFDAWQWLALTGAIWAGSLVFAALGVALGYLATGDNVRPITMLVYFALSILGGLWMPTANFPQWLQNICEWLPTHAYAGLGQAIELGGAPRAGDVALLAGYFVLFTGAAAWLYRKDSLKA; encoded by the coding sequence ATGAACGCCCTCGTCAAGCTGGAGATCGTCCGCGCCCTGCGGAACAAGAAGTACATCTTCTTCACGATCATGTACCCGGCCGCACTGTTCCTGATGCTCGGCGGAACCCTCGACGGCACCACCAAGGTCATGGGCACCGACCTGACCATGCCCGCCTTCTACATGGTCGCCATGGCCTCCTTCGGCGCCCTGACCGCCGTCCTGGTCGGCAACAGCGAACGCATCGCCAAGGAACGGGAGAAGGGCTGGGTCCGCCAACTGCGCCTGACCGCCCTCCCCGGCCGCGGCTACGTCCTCGCCAAGACCGCCGGCGCCGGAGTGCTCTCGCTCCCCGCCATCCTGGTCGTCTTCGCGGTGGCGGCCGCCGTGAAGGGCGTACGGTTCGACGCCTGGCAGTGGCTCGCCCTCACCGGTGCGATCTGGGCCGGCAGCCTGGTCTTCGCGGCCCTCGGCGTCGCCCTCGGCTACCTTGCCACCGGGGACAACGTCCGCCCCATCACGATGCTCGTCTACTTCGCGCTGTCGATCCTCGGCGGCCTGTGGATGCCCACCGCGAACTTCCCGCAGTGGCTCCAGAACATCTGCGAGTGGCTCCCCACCCACGCCTACGCGGGCCTGGGCCAGGCCATCGAGCTCGGCGGCGCACCCCGGGCCGGGGACGTCGCCCTCCTCGCGGGGTATTTCGTACTGTTCACCGGTGCGGCCGCCTGGCTGTACCGCAAGGACTCACTGAAGGCATGA
- a CDS encoding sensor histidine kinase, whose amino-acid sequence MTPVALTKEGEDRSFPAVAEPPENRRQKMVKALWISIWLFYLSAPVTDLVSGGHSLGARLLGGLGLLAFVAWYLMLVFRTARRMPVRRVLFSLAVLTAQATVLSLALGREWLVLFVYVSICSGAALPAEYSRWTVLGATALLAVTANAVPGGTAYLAGLLIPALMGGYAMVGIRAMIRTTIELREARATVAQLAANEERLRMARDLHDLLGHSLSLITLKSELAGRMLPGQPEAAAQQVADIEQVSRQALVDVREAVSGYRRPTLPGELAGARTALAAAGVLADLPRPPADDLPEASESALAWSLREAVTNVVRHSGAKHCRVTLETHQTLDGPVLELTVTDDGASDGPSTPGNGLTGLTERLEALGGGLSAGRTGPRGFTLTARVPLAPA is encoded by the coding sequence ATGACACCCGTGGCGCTGACGAAGGAAGGCGAGGACCGGAGCTTCCCGGCGGTCGCCGAACCACCGGAGAACCGCCGCCAGAAGATGGTGAAGGCGCTCTGGATCAGCATCTGGCTGTTCTACCTGAGCGCCCCCGTCACCGACCTGGTCAGCGGGGGACACAGCCTCGGAGCCCGGCTGCTCGGCGGCCTGGGCCTGCTGGCCTTCGTCGCCTGGTACCTGATGCTGGTCTTCCGCACCGCCCGCCGGATGCCGGTACGCCGGGTGCTGTTCTCCCTGGCCGTGCTCACCGCCCAGGCCACCGTCCTGTCACTGGCGCTGGGCCGCGAATGGCTGGTGCTCTTCGTCTACGTGTCCATCTGCTCCGGGGCCGCGCTGCCCGCCGAGTACTCCCGCTGGACCGTCCTCGGCGCCACCGCCCTGCTCGCGGTCACGGCGAACGCCGTCCCCGGCGGCACCGCCTACCTGGCGGGCCTGCTGATCCCGGCCCTCATGGGCGGCTACGCGATGGTCGGCATCCGGGCGATGATCCGCACCACGATCGAGCTGCGCGAGGCCCGGGCCACGGTGGCCCAGCTCGCGGCCAACGAGGAACGGCTGCGGATGGCACGGGACCTGCACGACCTGCTGGGGCACTCCCTGTCGCTGATCACGCTCAAGAGCGAGCTGGCGGGCCGGATGCTGCCCGGGCAGCCGGAGGCGGCCGCCCAGCAGGTCGCCGACATCGAGCAGGTCAGCCGACAGGCGCTCGTCGACGTACGGGAAGCGGTGAGCGGCTACCGGCGCCCCACGCTCCCCGGCGAACTGGCCGGCGCACGTACCGCGCTGGCGGCGGCCGGCGTCCTGGCGGACCTCCCGCGACCACCGGCCGACGATCTCCCGGAGGCCTCGGAATCCGCCCTGGCCTGGTCGCTGCGCGAAGCGGTGACGAACGTGGTGCGGCACAGCGGGGCGAAGCACTGCCGGGTCACGCTGGAGACGCACCAGACCCTGGACGGGCCGGTGCTGGAACTCACCGTCACGGACGACGGCGCGAGCGACGGCCCGAGCACCCCCGGCAACGGCCTGACCGGCCTGACGGAACGTCTGGAGGCCCTCGGCGGAGGCCTGTCGGCGGGCCGCACCGGCCCGCGCGGCTTCACGCTCACCGCCCGCGTCCCGCTGGCCCCCGCATAG
- a CDS encoding response regulator transcription factor: MTSRPIRILLAEDQSMVREALAALLGLEPDIEVRVQVARGDEVLAAARAHDVNVALLDIEMPGMTGIEAAAALHAELPALRIVILTTFGRPGYLRGAMEAGASAFLVKDAPAAQLAAAVRKVLQGERVIDPTLAAAALAEGANPLTDREREVLREAENGATNAELAARLHLSQGTVRNYLSTAIQKLAARNRAEAASTARAKGWL; the protein is encoded by the coding sequence ATGACCTCACGCCCCATCCGCATCCTGCTGGCGGAGGACCAGTCGATGGTCCGCGAGGCCCTCGCCGCGCTGCTCGGCCTGGAACCCGACATCGAGGTACGGGTCCAGGTGGCCCGCGGCGACGAGGTACTGGCGGCGGCCCGCGCACACGACGTGAACGTGGCCCTGCTGGACATCGAGATGCCCGGCATGACGGGCATCGAGGCGGCGGCCGCCCTGCACGCCGAGCTCCCCGCCCTGCGGATCGTCATCCTGACCACCTTCGGCCGCCCCGGCTACCTCCGCGGCGCGATGGAGGCGGGCGCCTCCGCCTTCCTGGTCAAGGACGCCCCGGCCGCGCAGCTGGCGGCGGCCGTACGCAAGGTCCTCCAAGGGGAGCGCGTCATCGACCCGACGCTGGCCGCGGCCGCCCTCGCGGAGGGCGCGAACCCGCTGACGGACCGGGAACGGGAGGTCCTGCGGGAGGCGGAGAACGGCGCGACCAACGCGGAACTCGCGGCGCGGCTGCACCTGTCCCAGGGCACGGTCCGCAACTACCTCTCGACGGCGATCCAGAAACTGGCGGCCCGCAACCGAGCCGAAGCGGCCAGCACAGCCCGAGCCAAGGGCTGGCTCTAG
- a CDS encoding transglutaminase-like domain-containing protein, translating to MSTAAWREQFAAEARAERPDLALLCLLLATEGDPALDERAMDAAQIELDRLAGMLPYGLRGGRAWANAVTELLGGRLGFHGTPADYDRLSSSLLHEVLRRRRGLPILLSVVWLEVARRAGAPVYGLGLPGHFVVGFGDPEDGVVVDPFAGGASLGTGPAELASGPREPARTLDIVQRILANIRAWASARPEQSGVALWAVELSLLLPSHPAALRYERARLLVERGSFQEGAAELDAYAGVVSAVDADAAARIRAEALSARALLN from the coding sequence GTGAGTACGGCGGCCTGGCGGGAGCAGTTCGCGGCCGAGGCCCGGGCGGAGCGGCCCGACCTGGCGCTGCTGTGCCTGCTGCTGGCCACCGAGGGGGATCCGGCGCTGGACGAACGTGCCATGGACGCGGCCCAGATCGAGCTGGACCGGCTGGCCGGGATGCTGCCGTACGGGCTGCGCGGCGGGCGGGCGTGGGCGAACGCGGTGACGGAACTGCTGGGTGGGCGCCTCGGGTTCCACGGCACCCCGGCGGACTACGACCGGCTGTCGTCCTCGCTGCTGCACGAGGTACTGCGGCGGCGGCGCGGGCTGCCGATCCTGCTGTCGGTGGTGTGGCTGGAGGTCGCCCGCCGGGCCGGGGCGCCGGTGTACGGGCTGGGGCTGCCGGGGCACTTCGTGGTGGGCTTCGGGGACCCGGAGGACGGCGTGGTGGTGGACCCGTTCGCGGGCGGCGCGTCCTTGGGCACCGGACCGGCGGAGCTGGCGTCGGGCCCGCGCGAGCCGGCCCGGACGCTGGACATCGTGCAGCGGATCCTGGCCAACATCCGGGCCTGGGCCTCGGCCCGCCCGGAACAGTCGGGGGTGGCCCTGTGGGCGGTGGAGCTGTCGCTGCTGCTGCCGTCGCATCCGGCGGCGCTGCGGTACGAGCGGGCGCGGCTGCTGGTGGAGCGGGGCTCCTTCCAGGAGGGGGCGGCGGAGTTGGACGCGTACGCCGGGGTGGTGTCCGCGGTGGACGCCGACGCGGCGGCCCGCATCCGAGCGGAAGCCCTCTCGGCCCGAGCCCTCCTGAACTGA
- a CDS encoding GNAT family N-acetyltransferase gives MEITAGGLLEVRITPADVGKRVSVRRVEAVVSGSPEFTDTVGVLTSWDQGVLLITKKDGQSVRISESSLVAGKIVPAAPARRRGPAASFEELSRVAARAWQPLESEPLGDWTLRAAAGFTRRANSVLPLGDPGIPLDDALARVTSWYARRSLPAYVQVATGAAGTQEMLGAELERRGWVNEVSAEVRIGALAPVGDVDAPAAEAVRLTRVPDEEWLGRYGKVSDPDLARRMLVEGPSVWFAALPGGRAIGRCVVDGRWAGFAAVTVDPAHRREGLATAVMAALARRALEEGASAAWLQVETDNPGALTLYDGLGFARHHTYHHYRAAS, from the coding sequence GTGGAAATCACTGCCGGTGGACTGCTGGAGGTCCGTATCACCCCGGCTGACGTGGGTAAACGAGTCTCTGTACGACGGGTGGAGGCCGTGGTGAGCGGATCACCCGAGTTCACGGACACGGTCGGGGTTCTCACATCCTGGGACCAGGGTGTGCTGCTGATCACAAAGAAGGACGGGCAATCCGTCCGTATCTCGGAATCCTCGCTGGTCGCGGGCAAGATCGTGCCTGCGGCGCCGGCCCGGCGGCGGGGTCCCGCGGCCTCCTTCGAGGAGCTCTCGCGGGTCGCCGCGCGGGCCTGGCAGCCGCTGGAGAGCGAGCCACTGGGTGACTGGACGCTGCGGGCGGCCGCCGGATTCACGCGGCGGGCCAATTCCGTGCTGCCGCTCGGCGACCCCGGTATACCGCTGGACGATGCACTCGCGCGAGTGACCTCCTGGTACGCGCGGCGGTCGCTGCCGGCCTACGTACAGGTCGCGACGGGGGCCGCCGGCACCCAGGAGATGCTCGGCGCGGAGCTGGAACGGCGCGGCTGGGTGAACGAGGTGTCGGCGGAGGTACGGATCGGGGCGCTGGCCCCGGTGGGCGACGTGGACGCGCCCGCGGCCGAGGCCGTACGTCTGACCCGGGTCCCGGACGAGGAGTGGCTCGGGCGCTACGGGAAGGTGAGCGACCCGGACCTGGCCCGGCGGATGCTCGTGGAAGGGCCGTCGGTGTGGTTCGCGGCGCTGCCCGGGGGCCGGGCGATCGGGCGCTGCGTGGTGGACGGGCGGTGGGCCGGCTTCGCGGCGGTGACGGTGGATCCCGCGCACCGGCGGGAAGGCCTGGCGACGGCGGTGATGGCCGCGCTGGCCCGGCGGGCGCTGGAGGAGGGCGCGTCGGCGGCGTGGCTGCAGGTCGAGACGGACAATCCGGGGGCGCTGACGCTGTACGACGGGCTGGGCTTCGCCCGCCACCACACGTACCACCACTACCGGGCGGCCTCGTGA
- the fdxA gene encoding ferredoxin, which translates to MTYVIAEPCVDVKDKACIEECPVDCIYEGQRSLYIHPDECVDCGACEPVCPVEAIFYEDDTPEEWKDYYKANVEFFDELGSPGGASKLGLIERDHPFVAALPAGINGEH; encoded by the coding sequence GTGACCTACGTCATCGCGGAGCCTTGTGTCGACGTCAAGGACAAGGCATGCATCGAAGAGTGCCCCGTCGACTGCATCTACGAGGGCCAGCGGTCCTTGTACATCCACCCGGACGAGTGCGTCGACTGTGGTGCGTGTGAGCCGGTCTGCCCGGTCGAGGCCATCTTCTACGAGGACGACACCCCGGAGGAGTGGAAGGACTACTACAAGGCGAACGTCGAGTTCTTCGACGAGCTCGGTTCGCCCGGTGGTGCTTCCAAGCTGGGCCTGATCGAGCGCGACCACCCCTTCGTCGCGGCGCTGCCCGCCGGCATCAACGGCGAGCACTGA